In Paenibacillus sp. BIC5C1, a genomic segment contains:
- a CDS encoding BglG family transcription antiterminator → MSNITRRQREIVEFLLEHPHEVTAGDIAVAVKVSTRTVHRELQMIEQWLEPLGMRLEKKSGTGVRIDPGSDDLAVLRQQLELNEYVEFTPEERKLFMLCILLNESEPVKLLALASDLKVTVSTASNDLDDLEPRIHLAGLKLVRRRGYGVKINGSELAHRMAISALALEYLDESDLFGRQADQGVSKVSSKLLEMIGHEDVLTIENALWQPDIEWLENIPERQYMKLLIQLSVAVVRIRKGFGIGRCTQQDKKDVGMPLQDERKVPEYLASRLCGVLSAQLGLEFVSEEQAYFHRLLIEIEHSIHSSRLLPVDDLVLLDMVRSLTDRMQQKTHYSFHEDRLLREGLIAHMEPVLERMDERQLIRNPLLQQIRKDYESLFEDVKQAVREAWPNTDVPDEEIGFLVMHFGASIERLRVLKREIRAVVVCTSGIGSSRMLSSRLSKEIPEIRIVDSVSWYEAARIPKAEYDLVLSTVDLPMDKHQYYKVSPLLTAEESERLRHFIRTTTLQREHSPPTEADSRTTGRISDPVGLEATLIEIVQIIGKFQVFPLDNREIGFLETAYAMCSVLHQSGVLNNPKEIARLLEEREAVGSQKIPGTSLALFHTRSDGIHSPSITLFQLTEPLLRTPEDPTGVSHVLLMLGPRQLSKESLEVLSEISALLLQEEMITLLEKGNRDDLIHYLSQELAGFYRSKTEIGGI, encoded by the coding sequence ATGAGTAATATTACAAGGAGACAGCGTGAGATCGTGGAGTTCCTGCTGGAGCATCCTCATGAGGTAACTGCTGGCGATATAGCTGTTGCGGTCAAAGTAAGCACTCGTACCGTACATCGAGAGTTGCAGATGATTGAACAATGGCTTGAGCCCCTTGGCATGAGATTGGAAAAAAAATCAGGAACCGGGGTTCGAATTGATCCCGGTTCCGATGATTTGGCCGTATTGCGTCAACAACTTGAGCTTAACGAATATGTGGAGTTTACGCCCGAAGAGCGTAAACTCTTCATGCTTTGTATTTTGCTGAATGAATCCGAGCCTGTGAAGCTGCTTGCGTTAGCCTCAGATCTGAAGGTTACCGTGTCTACGGCAAGCAATGATCTGGACGATCTGGAGCCACGCATTCATCTGGCAGGATTGAAGTTGGTTCGCAGGCGCGGATATGGGGTCAAGATCAACGGAAGCGAGCTGGCTCATCGCATGGCTATTTCCGCGCTCGCTCTTGAATATCTGGATGAATCCGATTTGTTCGGTAGACAAGCGGACCAAGGAGTTTCCAAAGTAAGCAGCAAGCTTCTGGAAATGATAGGGCATGAGGATGTACTTACGATCGAAAATGCATTATGGCAGCCGGATATTGAGTGGTTGGAAAATATACCGGAGCGTCAATACATGAAGCTGCTGATTCAATTATCTGTAGCCGTTGTGCGGATTCGCAAAGGCTTTGGCATAGGTCGGTGCACTCAACAGGACAAAAAAGACGTTGGAATGCCTTTGCAAGACGAGCGGAAAGTACCGGAATATTTAGCCTCCCGTTTGTGCGGTGTTCTATCTGCCCAGCTTGGACTGGAGTTTGTGAGCGAGGAGCAGGCTTATTTTCACAGGCTGCTGATTGAAATCGAGCACTCGATTCATTCCTCGCGTCTGCTGCCCGTAGACGATCTGGTCTTACTTGACATGGTTCGTTCCCTCACAGATCGGATGCAGCAGAAAACTCATTATTCGTTCCATGAGGATCGTCTGCTCCGTGAAGGTCTGATTGCCCATATGGAGCCAGTACTGGAACGAATGGATGAGCGGCAGCTCATCCGTAATCCGCTGCTTCAACAGATCCGCAAGGATTATGAATCACTCTTTGAGGATGTAAAGCAAGCAGTTCGAGAGGCTTGGCCCAATACGGATGTTCCGGATGAGGAGATCGGATTTTTGGTGATGCACTTCGGTGCTTCCATTGAACGACTGCGGGTGCTGAAACGTGAAATCAGGGCTGTCGTCGTCTGTACGAGTGGGATCGGATCTTCACGGATGTTATCGAGCCGTCTGTCCAAGGAAATTCCCGAGATTCGGATTGTGGACAGTGTGTCCTGGTATGAAGCCGCACGTATACCGAAGGCGGAATATGATCTGGTTCTCTCTACTGTGGATCTGCCAATGGATAAACATCAATACTACAAGGTGAGCCCACTGCTGACGGCAGAAGAAAGCGAACGTTTAAGGCACTTCATCAGGACAACCACGCTTCAGCGGGAACATAGTCCCCCAACTGAGGCAGATTCAAGGACAACAGGACGAATTTCCGATCCGGTTGGACTGGAAGCTACCCTGATTGAAATCGTACAGATTATCGGCAAGTTTCAGGTGTTCCCGCTGGATAATCGGGAGATCGGATTTTTGGAAACGGCCTATGCGATGTGCAGTGTTTTACATCAATCGGGTGTGTTAAATAATCCTAAAGAGATTGCCAGGCTGCTGGAGGAGCGTGAAGCGGTTGGAAGTCAGAAAATTCCCGGGACTTCCCTCGCTCTGTTTCATACACGCAGTGATGGCATTCACAGTCCTTCAATCACGTTGTTCCAGTTGACAGAGCCGCTTCTGCGTACGCCGGAAGACCCGACAGGTGTCAGCCATGTGCTCTTGATGCTAGGACCTAGACAGTTATCGAAGGAAAGTTTGGAGGTACTGAGTGAGATCAGTGCACTATTGTTGCAAGAAGAAATGATCACATTACTTGAAAAAGGCAACCGGGATGATCTTATTCATTACTTGTCCCAAGAACTTGCGGGATTTTACCGCAGTAAAACCGAAATTGGAGGTATTTAA
- a CDS encoding cysteine-rich CWC family protein, giving the protein MSVEQDTKKVTPEVLICPLCGEPNGCSYAAGRPHSECWCNRAVFPEGVFDPIPAEQRRKSCICEACLDTYKKKTDQNKEPHS; this is encoded by the coding sequence ATGTCTGTTGAGCAGGATACAAAGAAAGTCACTCCAGAAGTTCTCATATGTCCTTTGTGCGGGGAGCCCAATGGCTGCTCCTATGCCGCTGGCCGTCCTCATTCAGAATGCTGGTGTAACCGGGCTGTGTTCCCAGAAGGGGTATTTGACCCCATTCCGGCAGAACAGCGAAGGAAGTCTTGCATCTGTGAGGCGTGTCTGGATACGTATAAAAAGAAGACAGATCAAAATAAAGAGCCCCACAGTTAA
- a CDS encoding endonuclease MutS2, translating to MNEKTLTSLGYPQIQKNVAACALSYLGKRYARDMKPMVDAPLIQMRLEETAEAAALIRNGASVPIPSLDGMETIMDLLGTGYLFTERDFSHLAQFLRSCAQLMKYMEGKSEVAPTVSRYASSMIWMEALLSEIERCIHSGRIQDQASKELIRIRKKMTVNEERMKRKLDSLISKHRSIMQENVISQRGGRTVLPIKKEFRKHVKGSVLDESGSGQTVYIEPAELVGLQMELASLQAEESREEMKILGDLTSLAESYNREISLNTETVGILDFLFAKAKYAATMDGRTVRVNANGRVLLHHARHPFMGSSMVPLDFAIGQTYSSLIITGPNTGGKTVALKTLGLLTLMMQSGLLVPVAEDGEMAVYHEVAVDIGDGQSLEQALSTFSAHIRNMIGILEQANSSTLVLIDEMASGTDPGEGVGLSIAMLEELHSRGATVIATTHFGEIKHFAAGTPGFENARMEFDTVSLQPLYRLRIGEAGDSYAYSIALKLGMPQRIIERSKLISDQGVPQSVSSSFTPSVPNVNSSSTQINSTAEHEHLNKTKNKMKPVSPSVQTGTRKHSADRSESVEPTTPAKVFRKGDRVYAAYLNQSGIVCDVEDSRGNIGVMLRGRKVKIHKKRLTLHISADELYPGDYDLDIVLETKENRKKRKLMNRKHVEGLKIELPPEE from the coding sequence ATGAATGAAAAAACTTTAACCAGTCTGGGTTATCCCCAAATTCAAAAAAATGTTGCCGCCTGTGCCCTATCCTATTTGGGCAAACGTTATGCAAGAGACATGAAGCCAATGGTAGACGCTCCTCTGATCCAAATGCGTCTGGAAGAGACCGCTGAAGCCGCTGCTTTGATTCGTAACGGCGCCAGTGTGCCCATTCCTTCACTGGATGGCATGGAGACCATCATGGATCTGCTGGGCACCGGTTATTTATTCACGGAACGTGATTTCAGCCATCTCGCCCAATTTCTTCGCAGCTGCGCGCAGCTTATGAAATACATGGAGGGCAAATCCGAAGTGGCCCCGACAGTTAGTCGCTACGCTTCATCCATGATATGGATGGAAGCCTTGCTGAGCGAGATTGAACGCTGCATCCATAGTGGACGCATTCAGGATCAGGCGAGCAAGGAACTGATACGTATTCGTAAAAAAATGACTGTGAATGAGGAACGCATGAAGCGCAAGCTGGATTCTCTTATAAGCAAACACCGCTCCATCATGCAGGAAAATGTGATCAGTCAACGTGGCGGAAGAACTGTCCTGCCCATCAAGAAAGAATTCCGCAAACATGTTAAAGGCAGTGTGCTGGATGAATCGGGAAGTGGCCAAACCGTATATATTGAGCCTGCTGAATTAGTAGGTCTGCAAATGGAGCTGGCTTCACTCCAAGCCGAGGAATCACGGGAGGAGATGAAAATCCTCGGTGACTTAACCTCCCTTGCAGAGTCTTATAACCGAGAAATCTCACTAAACACCGAAACGGTAGGAATTCTGGATTTCCTGTTCGCCAAAGCGAAATATGCAGCCACCATGGACGGACGGACTGTACGTGTCAATGCCAATGGACGGGTTCTGCTTCATCATGCCCGCCATCCGTTTATGGGTTCATCCATGGTTCCGCTTGATTTTGCAATTGGTCAGACGTATTCCTCACTAATCATTACAGGGCCGAATACGGGTGGCAAAACGGTTGCACTCAAAACATTGGGTCTGCTCACCTTGATGATGCAATCCGGTCTGCTTGTGCCTGTCGCTGAAGATGGCGAGATGGCCGTATATCATGAAGTCGCTGTGGATATCGGTGATGGACAGAGCCTGGAGCAAGCACTCAGTACCTTTTCTGCACATATTCGTAACATGATTGGCATCCTGGAGCAAGCCAATTCATCGACACTTGTGCTTATTGACGAGATGGCCTCCGGTACCGATCCCGGTGAGGGAGTGGGGCTCTCCATCGCCATGCTGGAGGAGCTGCACAGCCGCGGAGCTACCGTTATCGCCACAACCCATTTTGGGGAAATCAAACATTTTGCAGCAGGTACGCCTGGATTTGAGAATGCCCGAATGGAATTCGATACGGTCTCTCTTCAACCTCTTTATCGATTGCGGATCGGAGAAGCCGGGGATAGTTATGCCTATTCCATCGCACTGAAATTGGGTATGCCACAGCGTATTATTGAGCGCTCCAAACTCATTTCAGATCAGGGTGTCCCGCAAAGTGTCTCTTCCAGCTTCACTCCATCCGTGCCTAACGTAAATTCGTCGTCAACGCAAATAAACAGCACGGCGGAACATGAACACTTGAATAAAACAAAGAACAAGATGAAACCTGTCAGCCCGTCCGTACAAACCGGAACAAGAAAGCACTCTGCTGATCGGTCTGAATCAGTAGAACCCACCACCCCTGCCAAAGTATTCCGAAAAGGGGATCGCGTCTATGCAGCTTATCTGAACCAATCAGGCATCGTATGTGATGTGGAGGACAGTCGCGGAAATATCGGAGTCATGCTGCGTGGACGCAAAGTCAAAATTCACAAGAAGCGTCTAACTCTGCACATCTCCGCAGATGAACTGTATCCGGGTGACTATGATCTCGACATTGTGCTGGAGACCAAAGAGAACCGCAAAAAACGCAAACTGATGAATCGCAAGCATGTGGAAGGACTGAAGATTGAATTGCCCCCTGAAGAATAA
- the gcvPA gene encoding aminomethyl-transferring glycine dehydrogenase subunit GcvPA — MSKHRYIPMTEQDQSAMLATIGVETIEDLFHDIPQEIRYQGELPVSSKLDEYALTRHMSKQAAANANFETHASFLGAGIYDHHVPSVINHVISRSEFYTAYTPYQPEISQGELQAIFEFQSYICELTGMAVANASMYDGATAFAEAGNLAAAATRRKQLIVSRTVHPESRQVLQAYAHGLNLEIVEIGYQNGVTDWDALQAAVSDDTAAVMIQSPNFFGAVENVKQAADLAHAHKSLLVVSANPLSLGLLEAPGKLGADIVVGDAQPLGIAASLGGPTCGYFAVSQAHMRRIPGRIVGQTTDRNGKRGFVLTLQAREQHIRREKATSNICSNQALLALSASVYMSIMGKQGMIDVADLNLQKSRYALNTLTAIPGVSLTFTAPTFNEFVIQLPERTNVDSLQLKLLNAGFIGGYELGRDYPELAGHMLIAVTERRSKEEIDEFAHVLEGSL; from the coding sequence ATGAGCAAGCATCGCTACATCCCCATGACCGAGCAGGATCAGAGTGCCATGTTGGCAACCATCGGCGTGGAAACAATTGAGGATCTGTTCCATGACATTCCACAGGAGATTCGCTATCAGGGTGAACTGCCTGTTTCCTCCAAACTCGATGAATATGCACTGACACGTCACATGTCGAAACAAGCGGCAGCGAATGCCAACTTCGAGACACACGCCAGTTTCCTGGGTGCGGGCATTTATGATCACCACGTTCCTTCCGTCATTAATCATGTCATCTCCCGTTCCGAGTTCTATACAGCCTATACACCTTATCAACCCGAGATCAGCCAAGGAGAATTGCAGGCGATTTTCGAGTTTCAATCCTACATCTGTGAGTTGACAGGCATGGCTGTAGCCAATGCCAGCATGTACGATGGTGCAACTGCATTTGCGGAAGCAGGTAATTTGGCCGCAGCGGCTACCCGCCGCAAACAACTGATTGTGTCACGTACCGTGCACCCTGAATCCCGTCAGGTATTGCAAGCTTATGCTCACGGCCTCAATCTGGAGATTGTTGAGATTGGATATCAAAATGGAGTAACAGACTGGGATGCCCTGCAAGCCGCTGTGTCCGATGACACTGCAGCCGTCATGATCCAGAGCCCGAACTTCTTCGGCGCCGTGGAAAATGTAAAACAGGCCGCAGACCTTGCGCATGCGCACAAAAGCCTGCTCGTGGTCAGCGCCAACCCGCTATCGCTGGGTCTGCTGGAAGCCCCAGGCAAGCTGGGTGCTGACATCGTTGTTGGAGATGCACAGCCCCTTGGTATCGCCGCTTCACTCGGCGGCCCAACATGCGGATACTTCGCTGTATCCCAGGCTCATATGCGCCGGATTCCTGGCCGAATTGTAGGCCAGACAACGGACCGCAACGGCAAGCGTGGTTTTGTACTCACGCTGCAAGCACGGGAACAGCATATCCGCCGTGAAAAGGCGACGTCCAACATCTGTTCCAATCAGGCTTTACTCGCTCTGAGCGCCTCTGTCTATATGTCTATTATGGGTAAACAAGGCATGATCGACGTCGCTGATCTGAATTTGCAAAAGAGCCGTTATGCCCTTAATACGCTTACCGCAATTCCAGGCGTCTCTCTTACGTTTACCGCACCAACTTTCAATGAGTTTGTTATTCAACTACCTGAAAGAACAAATGTGGATTCACTGCAACTGAAATTGCTCAATGCAGGTTTCATTGGTGGTTATGAGCTTGGACGTGATTATCCTGAGCTCGCCGGACATATGCTGATTGCGGTTACTGAACGGCGCAGCAAGGAAGAGATCGACGAATTCGCACATGTATTGGAGGGATCGCTGTGA
- a CDS encoding PTS mannitol transporter subunit IICB, whose amino-acid sequence MSSVDAKSEKSGGIRVGVQKFGRFLSGMVMPNMGAFIAWGLITALFIPKGWFPNADFALLVDPMIKYLLPLLIGYTGGTMVHGQRGGVVGAIMTIGVIVGSDIPMFLGAMIAGPLGAWVIKKFDKAVDGKIKSGFEMLVNNFSAGIIGGILALLALKGIGPFVEAISKVLSAGVEALMNAGLLPLVNLIIEPGKVLFLNNAINHGILTPIGTDQARELGQSVLFMLESNPGPGLGILLAYCFFGRGSAKSSAPGAVIIHFFGGIHEIYFPYILMRPILILAAMAGGVAGTLTFMLTGAGLVSAPSPGSIIAYSLLTPKGGYLGMFAGVAVAAIISFLVASVLLKTGKKKDDEDLDSASNRMKDMKNQGKTGNLTVDKDNREADRAADIASSAVKTDINKIVFSCDAGMGSSAMGASILRKKMKAAGVDVAVTNTAISEIPQDADIVITQKTLTDRAKSVAPNAEHISIDNFLKSPEYEALVERLKSDS is encoded by the coding sequence ATGAGTTCAGTGGACGCAAAGTCCGAAAAAAGCGGAGGAATACGGGTCGGCGTTCAGAAGTTTGGACGTTTCCTAAGTGGTATGGTTATGCCGAACATGGGTGCATTTATCGCCTGGGGTTTAATTACGGCATTGTTCATTCCAAAAGGATGGTTCCCTAACGCAGATTTTGCATTATTGGTTGATCCAATGATCAAATATTTGCTGCCTTTGCTTATCGGTTACACCGGCGGTACCATGGTACACGGCCAACGTGGTGGTGTAGTCGGTGCGATCATGACCATCGGGGTTATTGTCGGCAGTGACATTCCAATGTTTCTTGGCGCCATGATAGCCGGGCCGTTGGGAGCCTGGGTCATTAAGAAATTTGACAAGGCTGTCGATGGCAAAATCAAATCAGGGTTTGAGATGCTGGTTAACAACTTCTCCGCTGGAATTATTGGTGGGATTTTGGCCCTTCTGGCCCTTAAAGGCATCGGGCCTTTCGTTGAAGCGATTAGCAAGGTGTTATCAGCTGGGGTAGAAGCTTTGATGAATGCTGGTCTTCTTCCCCTGGTCAACCTGATCATTGAGCCAGGAAAAGTATTATTCCTGAACAATGCGATCAACCACGGGATTCTGACACCAATTGGTACGGATCAAGCAAGAGAACTGGGCCAATCTGTATTATTCATGCTTGAATCCAATCCAGGACCTGGACTCGGCATTTTGCTGGCATACTGCTTCTTCGGTCGCGGATCAGCCAAATCTTCCGCTCCAGGTGCTGTAATCATCCATTTCTTTGGCGGGATTCACGAGATTTATTTCCCTTACATTCTGATGAGACCGATACTGATTCTGGCTGCGATGGCTGGTGGGGTAGCAGGTACATTGACCTTCATGCTGACTGGAGCTGGTTTGGTATCCGCACCGTCACCGGGAAGTATCATTGCCTACTCATTGTTAACACCTAAGGGTGGATACCTTGGCATGTTTGCAGGGGTAGCCGTAGCTGCGATCATCTCGTTCCTCGTAGCATCTGTGCTGCTCAAAACAGGTAAAAAGAAGGACGACGAAGATCTGGACAGTGCTTCCAACCGCATGAAAGATATGAAAAATCAGGGCAAAACGGGCAACCTCACCGTTGATAAAGACAATCGTGAAGCTGACCGTGCAGCCGATATTGCTTCTTCGGCAGTGAAAACGGATATCAATAAAATTGTATTCTCCTGTGATGCAGGTATGGGTTCGAGTGCCATGGGTGCCTCGATTCTGCGGAAGAAAATGAAGGCAGCCGGTGTGGATGTCGCTGTAACCAACACGGCGATCAGTGAGATTCCACAAGATGCCGACATCGTCATCACACAGAAAACATTGACAGACCGGGCCAAATCCGTGGCTCCTAATGCAGAGCATATTTCCATCGATAACTTCCTGAAGAGTCCTGAATATGAGGCACTGGTGGAGCGCCTCAAATCCGACTCCTGA
- a CDS encoding PTS sugar transporter subunit IIA produces the protein MSVLTKDKVIMNATAQDKYEAIRMAGQILKDAGHITAEYIDKMLEREEIVSTYVGNGLAIPHGTKESKSFILSTGISVIQFPQGVDFGEEKAYMVIGIAAQGGEHMEILTSIAVICAEEENMEALRHAQTAEEVITILESEMEL, from the coding sequence ATGAGTGTGTTAACTAAAGATAAAGTCATCATGAATGCAACGGCTCAGGACAAATACGAAGCGATTCGTATGGCAGGTCAAATTTTGAAAGACGCGGGACATATCACTGCTGAATACATTGACAAAATGCTGGAGCGTGAAGAGATTGTTTCCACGTATGTCGGCAACGGACTTGCGATTCCACACGGCACGAAGGAATCCAAATCATTCATTTTGTCCACAGGTATATCGGTCATTCAGTTCCCGCAAGGTGTTGATTTTGGCGAAGAGAAGGCGTATATGGTCATTGGTATCGCTGCTCAGGGCGGAGAACATATGGAGATCCTCACCAGCATCGCAGTCATCTGCGCCGAGGAAGAGAACATGGAAGCTTTGCGTCATGCTCAAACCGCTGAAGAAGTCATCACTATTTTGGAAAGTGAAATGGAACTATGA
- the gcvH gene encoding glycine cleavage system protein GcvH — MSELKSDFLYSEEHEWVQTVGEDTVRIGITEFAQHQLGDIVFVELPDLESDVKAEEGIGTIESVKTVSDLFSPVSGTIIAVNDALQDSPELVNNSPYEEGWMIEIRVEGDLTAALSTLMNADAYRKHTE; from the coding sequence ATGAGCGAATTGAAAAGTGATTTCCTGTACAGTGAAGAGCACGAATGGGTGCAAACCGTAGGGGAGGATACCGTACGTATTGGTATTACCGAGTTCGCGCAGCATCAGCTGGGTGACATTGTGTTTGTGGAATTGCCTGACCTTGAATCGGATGTAAAAGCGGAAGAGGGCATTGGAACGATTGAATCCGTCAAAACCGTTTCGGATTTGTTTTCTCCTGTCAGTGGAACGATTATTGCTGTGAATGACGCATTGCAGGATTCACCGGAGCTGGTTAACAACTCTCCATATGAGGAAGGCTGGATGATCGAGATTCGTGTTGAGGGCGACTTGACAGCAGCACTTTCCACATTGATGAACGCGGATGCGTATCGTAAACATACGGAATAA
- the gcvT gene encoding glycine cleavage system aminomethyltransferase GcvT, which translates to MSDLLRTPLFPLYQQYEGVRCIDFGGWELPVQFSGIQKEHEAVRERAGLFDVSHMGEFTVQGEHAEAFLQHMTTNDVTTLVPGQAQYTLMCYPDGGVVDDLLIYKLKDQHYMLVVNASNIDKDWAWLQQHMTPGVTMTNDSDQTALLALQGPLAVDILRTVTDTDVSSIEPFRFVANAKVCGVTLLLSRTGYTGEDGFELYVPADQAAAVWNGLMQAGEGHGLVPTGLGARDTLRFEAKLPLYGQELSATISPLEAGVGMFVKLNAGPFIGHEALLQQKNDGPARKLVGIEVLERGIPRPHYPIYAEGVQIGEVTTGTQSPTLKRNLGLALIDSKYAALGTPLEIEIRGKKLKAEVVKTPFHKRTRAPKTPTQGADQA; encoded by the coding sequence ATGTCCGATTTGCTTAGAACCCCACTCTTTCCACTCTATCAGCAATATGAAGGGGTACGATGTATTGATTTTGGTGGCTGGGAGCTCCCGGTACAATTCAGTGGAATTCAGAAAGAGCATGAAGCGGTGCGAGAACGTGCCGGATTATTTGATGTATCCCACATGGGCGAATTCACCGTCCAAGGTGAACACGCAGAAGCTTTTTTACAGCACATGACCACCAATGATGTAACAACACTCGTTCCCGGTCAGGCCCAATACACGTTAATGTGTTATCCGGATGGTGGTGTGGTCGATGATCTGCTGATCTATAAACTGAAAGACCAGCATTATATGCTGGTGGTTAACGCCTCCAACATCGACAAGGACTGGGCATGGCTGCAACAGCACATGACGCCAGGCGTAACGATGACCAATGATTCGGATCAAACGGCGCTGCTTGCTCTGCAAGGTCCGCTGGCAGTGGATATTCTCCGAACGGTGACAGACACCGATGTGTCATCGATTGAGCCTTTCCGCTTTGTGGCAAATGCGAAGGTATGCGGCGTTACATTGCTGTTATCCCGCACCGGATATACGGGTGAAGACGGCTTTGAGCTCTACGTTCCTGCGGATCAGGCTGCTGCAGTATGGAACGGATTAATGCAAGCGGGAGAAGGTCACGGACTCGTTCCGACAGGACTGGGTGCCCGGGATACGCTGCGCTTCGAAGCCAAGCTGCCCCTGTATGGACAGGAATTATCTGCAACCATCTCGCCGCTGGAGGCTGGCGTTGGCATGTTTGTGAAGTTAAATGCAGGACCGTTTATCGGACATGAAGCCTTGTTGCAGCAAAAAAATGATGGGCCTGCCCGTAAGCTGGTCGGCATTGAAGTACTGGAGCGCGGCATTCCCCGCCCCCATTATCCGATTTACGCCGAAGGCGTGCAGATTGGTGAAGTGACCACAGGCACCCAATCGCCTACATTGAAACGCAATCTGGGGCTGGCCTTGATCGACAGCAAATATGCTGCACTGGGTACCCCGCTGGAGATTGAGATTCGTGGCAAGAAACTAAAAGCCGAGGTCGTAAAGACCCCTTTTCATAAACGGACACGTGCGCCAAAGACACCTACTCAAGGAGCTGATCAAGCATGA
- a CDS encoding mannitol-1-phosphate 5-dehydrogenase has product MKALHFGAGNIGRGFIGLILSRAGYNVVFSDVNQELVKALEQRGEYKVELANEAKDLETVTGVSAIDGTNLDTVAQNVAEAELITTAVGVNILKHIAPGIAKGLTSRLGTGDVFQPLHIIACENAIGASTQLKEHVYGLLDERTRLLADQYVYFPDSAVDRIVPIQHHEDPLHVQVEPFYEWVVDRSQMAPAFKPVEGVMYVDDLEPYIERKLFTVNTGHCIAAYIGYVNGFDTIQKAIADEKVKSIVYGALQETGAVLVKRFGFNADDHQLYIAKILERFVNPHLTDEVTRVGRSPLRKLSPNDRLVRPALQAYEYGTETTHLAMGMAAACKFDISEDPEAVELQTTIKQKGIEAALSQYTSMDESHPVLKQAVAHYQQMQK; this is encoded by the coding sequence ATGAAGGCCCTTCACTTTGGAGCAGGTAATATTGGACGTGGCTTTATCGGTTTGATTTTGTCCCGTGCAGGCTACAATGTCGTTTTCTCGGACGTTAACCAGGAGCTGGTTAAGGCTCTGGAGCAGCGTGGAGAATACAAGGTTGAACTGGCTAACGAGGCCAAGGACCTGGAGACAGTTACCGGTGTGAGTGCAATCGATGGAACCAATCTGGATACTGTTGCTCAGAACGTTGCAGAAGCTGAACTGATCACAACCGCAGTGGGTGTGAACATTCTGAAACATATTGCTCCGGGTATTGCCAAAGGACTTACATCCAGACTTGGAACAGGTGATGTCTTCCAGCCCCTTCACATTATTGCTTGTGAAAATGCAATTGGTGCCAGCACTCAGTTAAAAGAACATGTATATGGTCTGCTTGATGAACGTACTCGCCTGCTTGCGGATCAGTATGTGTATTTCCCGGACTCTGCCGTGGATCGGATTGTGCCGATTCAGCATCATGAAGATCCATTGCATGTACAGGTAGAGCCTTTCTATGAATGGGTTGTGGACCGTTCACAGATGGCTCCTGCGTTCAAACCGGTTGAGGGTGTAATGTATGTTGATGATCTGGAGCCTTATATCGAACGGAAGCTGTTTACCGTAAATACCGGACACTGTATTGCCGCTTATATTGGATATGTGAACGGGTTTGATACAATTCAGAAGGCTATTGCTGATGAAAAAGTCAAATCCATCGTATATGGTGCCTTGCAGGAAACCGGAGCAGTTCTGGTGAAGCGTTTTGGATTCAATGCCGACGATCATCAGTTGTACATTGCCAAAATATTGGAACGGTTCGTTAACCCACATCTGACAGATGAGGTAACTCGTGTAGGACGTTCTCCACTGCGGAAACTATCCCCGAATGACCGTCTGGTTCGCCCGGCTCTCCAGGCTTACGAGTACGGAACGGAGACAACACATTTGGCAATGGGTATGGCCGCTGCCTGCAAGTTTGACATTTCCGAAGACCCGGAAGCCGTAGAACTCCAGACTACGATCAAGCAAAAAGGAATTGAAGCAGCACTCAGCCAGTATACGTCCATGGATGAGAGTCATCCTGTATTGAAGCAGGCTGTAGCGCATTATCAACAAATGCAGAAGTAA